The following proteins are co-located in the Spinactinospora alkalitolerans genome:
- a CDS encoding ABC transporter permease, giving the protein MGKFLVRRLVNYVVLIFLATTFAYLLAASTLSPRANYAEMQPRPSEEQIDARLDELNLNDKTPLAERYAHWITDVATGDFGKGVTGSSINEEMGRRVGVSLRLIFFGTIIGATSGVLIGAYGAVRQYRLFDRTSTGAAFFVLSVPAVVIAISLQVIAVAINEATGVQIFQYAGEYTTGLDAGFWGHLGNRIQHAILPTLALAIGQFAAFSRYQRNMMLDVIGSDFVRTAMAKGLTRRKALFKHALRTALIPTVTYFTFVFGIMLAGTTFTEKIYGWKGMGSWVIDSIVTNDVNAVAAVSCFMAVCVMAASFFSDILYAWLDPRVRVS; this is encoded by the coding sequence TTGGGGAAATTCCTGGTCAGGCGATTGGTGAACTATGTCGTCCTGATCTTTCTGGCGACCACGTTCGCCTATCTTCTGGCGGCCTCCACGCTCAGCCCGCGCGCCAACTACGCCGAGATGCAGCCCCGCCCCAGCGAGGAGCAGATCGACGCCCGCCTCGACGAACTGAACCTCAACGACAAGACCCCGCTGGCCGAGCGCTACGCGCACTGGATCACCGACGTCGCGACGGGCGACTTCGGCAAGGGCGTCACCGGGAGCTCGATCAACGAGGAGATGGGGCGCCGCGTCGGCGTCTCGCTGCGGCTGATCTTCTTCGGCACCATCATCGGCGCCACCTCCGGCGTCCTCATCGGCGCCTACGGGGCGGTCAGGCAGTACAGGCTGTTCGACAGGACCTCCACGGGCGCGGCGTTCTTCGTGCTGTCGGTGCCGGCCGTGGTGATCGCCATCTCGCTGCAGGTGATCGCGGTGGCGATCAACGAGGCCACCGGCGTGCAGATCTTCCAGTACGCCGGTGAGTACACGACAGGGCTGGACGCCGGATTCTGGGGACACTTAGGCAACCGGATCCAGCACGCGATCCTGCCCACCCTCGCGCTGGCCATCGGCCAGTTCGCGGCGTTCAGCCGCTACCAGCGCAACATGATGCTGGACGTGATCGGCTCCGACTTCGTGCGCACCGCCATGGCCAAGGGGCTCACCCGCCGCAAAGCCCTGTTCAAACACGCCCTGCGCACCGCGCTCATCCCCACGGTCACCTACTTCACCTTCGTGTTCGGCATCATGCTGGCCGGCACCACGTTCACGGAGAAGATCTACGGCTGGAAGGGCATGGGGTCCTGGGTCATCGACTCCATCGTCACCAACGACGTCAACGCCGTCGCCGCGGTCTCCTGCTTCATGGCCGTGTGCGTGATGGCGGCGTCCTTCTTCTCCGACATCCTCTACGCCTGGCTCGACCCGCGGGTAAGGGTGAGCTGA
- the sigJ gene encoding RNA polymerase sigma factor SigJ: MDEREWLTERFEEHRIRLRAVAYRMLGSVSEADDAVQDAWLRISRADSSSVENLEAWLTTVVARVCLNVLRSRERRREEPLEVHMPDPIIGHEDGGGPEHEAVLADSVGLALLVVLETLSPAERLAFVLHDMFAVPFAEIAPMIERSPAAARQLASRARRRVQGQAPTPDPDLTRQRDAVDAFFAAARNGDFDGLVAVLDPDVVLRSDGGAARARHTTVISGARAVAEQALTFGRLSPFARPALINGAAGVVVAAHGRPLSVMGFTVTDGKILAIDVLSDPERLHRLDPTVLDR; encoded by the coding sequence GTGGACGAGCGCGAATGGCTGACAGAGCGTTTCGAGGAACATCGGATTCGTCTGCGAGCGGTGGCCTACCGGATGCTCGGCTCGGTGAGCGAGGCCGATGACGCGGTGCAGGACGCCTGGCTGCGCATCAGTCGCGCCGACAGCAGCAGCGTGGAGAACCTCGAGGCGTGGCTGACAACGGTGGTGGCGCGCGTGTGCCTGAACGTGCTGCGCTCGCGCGAGCGGCGGCGCGAGGAACCTCTCGAGGTGCACATGCCCGACCCGATCATCGGCCACGAGGACGGGGGCGGCCCCGAGCACGAAGCGGTGCTGGCCGACTCGGTCGGGCTGGCGCTGCTGGTGGTGCTGGAGACGCTGTCGCCGGCCGAACGGCTCGCGTTCGTGCTGCACGACATGTTCGCCGTGCCGTTCGCGGAGATCGCTCCGATGATCGAGCGGTCCCCGGCCGCGGCGAGGCAACTCGCGAGCCGCGCACGCCGCCGGGTGCAGGGGCAGGCCCCGACTCCCGACCCCGATCTCACCCGCCAGCGCGACGCCGTCGACGCGTTCTTCGCCGCCGCCCGCAACGGCGACTTCGACGGGCTCGTCGCCGTGCTGGACCCCGACGTCGTTCTGCGGTCCGATGGTGGCGCCGCGCGTGCCCGCCACACGACGGTGATCTCCGGCGCACGGGCCGTGGCCGAGCAGGCGCTCACCTTCGGACGGCTCTCCCCGTTCGCACGACCGGCGCTGATCAACGGAGCCGCCGGAGTCGTCGTCGCCGCTCACGGACGGCCGCTGTCCGTCATGGGTTTCACCGTCACAGACGGGAAGATCCTCGCCATCGACGTGCTGTCCGATCCCGAACGGCTGCACAGGCTCGACCCGACGGTCCTCGACCGCTGA
- a CDS encoding ABC transporter family substrate-binding protein: protein MRIRRSAALAAPVMALALFAGACSGGGGGGDDEGGDTPTLADIANSDTNPQERDSLQDGGTLNWAESTWITQYQLFHTDGNLAVNVDILQSVMPRAHNFDDEGNPTPYEPYVLESSVSDDGGTVTFTLNPEAEWSNGEPITWEDYAAQVEALSGRAEGDYGHGGSKDGYDDISEVEQGADEYEVVFTFETPYGEWPGLFDVLYPKEYMEDPDEFNEGYFEDIPVTAGPFELDNLDKTTQRVTVVRDDDWWGEPAKLDSIIFHTYENDAMAGVFVNEEIDAFYVGYDAPSYERAQEREDARIARAIDNGYRYIEINAGSGPLSDLDVRHAVTLGVDRSALAKASLEGVDWPSDPAVNRLVRSNQPAFQDNAGEWGERDTERAAQLLDEAGWTLEEGAEYRTKDGEQLTLDYVVPSGLQTTQNEAEITQQMLEEIGIEVTINTVPSTGFFTDYIYTGNFDLSSFVQVGSTPYPGESYENYGGPFGETEDGEPDWGNNRGRTSTPEINDKYDEMLRETDPDRYYEIANEIDTLLWENAQGIPFFQRTGIWALKDDLANFGANGMSSIIYEDIGYQAE, encoded by the coding sequence ATGCGAATCCGACGGTCCGCGGCGCTGGCCGCGCCGGTCATGGCGTTGGCGCTGTTCGCCGGCGCCTGCAGCGGCGGCGGCGGTGGCGGTGACGACGAGGGCGGCGACACCCCCACCCTCGCCGACATCGCCAACAGCGACACCAACCCGCAGGAGCGCGACTCGCTGCAGGACGGCGGCACGCTCAACTGGGCGGAGTCCACCTGGATCACCCAGTACCAGCTCTTCCACACCGACGGCAACCTGGCCGTCAACGTCGACATCCTGCAGTCGGTGATGCCGCGCGCGCACAACTTCGACGACGAGGGCAACCCGACCCCCTATGAGCCCTACGTGCTCGAGAGCAGCGTGAGCGACGACGGCGGGACCGTCACCTTCACGCTCAACCCCGAGGCCGAGTGGTCCAACGGCGAGCCGATCACCTGGGAGGACTACGCGGCCCAGGTCGAGGCGCTGTCGGGGCGCGCCGAGGGCGACTACGGCCACGGCGGCTCCAAGGACGGCTACGACGACATCTCAGAGGTCGAGCAGGGCGCCGACGAGTACGAGGTGGTCTTCACCTTCGAGACGCCCTACGGCGAGTGGCCCGGCCTCTTCGACGTCCTGTACCCCAAGGAGTACATGGAGGACCCCGACGAGTTCAACGAGGGCTACTTCGAGGACATCCCCGTCACCGCCGGCCCGTTCGAGCTCGACAACCTCGACAAGACCACCCAGCGCGTGACGGTCGTCCGCGACGACGACTGGTGGGGTGAGCCGGCCAAGCTGGACAGCATCATCTTCCACACCTACGAGAACGACGCGATGGCCGGCGTGTTCGTCAACGAGGAGATCGACGCCTTCTACGTCGGCTACGACGCCCCCTCCTACGAGCGCGCCCAGGAGCGCGAGGACGCCCGCATCGCCCGCGCGATCGACAACGGCTACCGCTACATCGAGATCAACGCCGGCAGCGGCCCGCTGTCCGACCTCGACGTCCGGCACGCGGTCACGCTGGGCGTGGACCGCTCCGCACTGGCCAAGGCGTCCCTTGAGGGCGTCGACTGGCCCAGCGACCCGGCCGTGAACCGCCTCGTCCGCTCCAACCAGCCGGCCTTCCAGGACAACGCCGGTGAGTGGGGCGAGCGCGACACCGAACGGGCCGCCCAGCTGCTGGACGAGGCCGGCTGGACCCTGGAGGAGGGCGCGGAGTACCGGACCAAGGACGGCGAGCAGCTGACCCTGGACTACGTCGTCCCCTCGGGTCTGCAGACCACGCAGAACGAGGCCGAGATCACCCAGCAGATGCTGGAGGAGATCGGCATCGAGGTCACCATCAACACGGTGCCCTCGACCGGGTTCTTCACCGACTACATCTACACCGGCAACTTCGACCTGTCCTCGTTCGTGCAGGTCGGCTCCACGCCCTACCCCGGTGAGAGCTACGAGAACTACGGCGGGCCGTTCGGCGAGACCGAGGACGGCGAGCCCGACTGGGGCAACAACCGGGGCCGCACCTCCACCCCTGAGATCAACGACAAGTACGACGAGATGCTCAGGGAGACCGACCCCGACCGCTACTACGAGATCGCCAACGAGATCGACACGCTGCTGTGGGAGAACGCCCAGGGCATCCCGTTCTTCCAGCGCACCGGCATCTGGGCGCTCAAGGACGACCTGGCCAACTTCGGCGCCAACGGCATGTCCTCGATCATCTACGAGGACATCGGCTACCAGGCCGAGTAG
- a CDS encoding ABC transporter ATP-binding protein — translation MTATATRTETSVSEQWPDDAPVLEVTDLHVTFPGVNKAPDVRAVRGVSYSLKRGEVLGIVGESGSGKSVSSLAAMGLLPDYARVGGSVRLHGREMLDLDDRQMSRIRGKVISMVFQDPLSALTPVYTVGDQLAEAVRVHDESISKAKAVRRAVELLELVGIPNAEQRVRAFPHEFSGGMRQRVMVAMAMANDPDVIICDEPTTALDVTIQAQVLELLKTAQRETGAAIVMITHDLGVVAGFVDRVLVMYAGRPVEIGAVDDVYHRTRMPYTMGLLGAIPRLDLEEKTALVPIKGNPPSLSALPPGCPFAPRCPIAVPECELEEPRLLSIGAQPSREEIAAAHEARSVGADAQGAAPASDDGDTDPAVQRVACIRSGEIETNAWTATDIYPLPEIPADAAARAPRAERETVLEVDDLIKHHPLMKGSVFKRRVGTVYAVDGISFDIRERETLGLVGESGCGKSSTLMEILSLDKPARGRVVVLGKESGRLSARERFGLRRDVQVVFQDPMSSLDPRMPVFEIIAEPLRTHGFARKALNARVRELLDLVGLDVGHASRYPQEFSGGQRQRIGIARALALEPKLLVLDEPVSALDVSIQAGIINLLEELQARLGLAYLFVAHDLSVVRHIADRVAVMYLGKIVELGDVASIYAEPAHPYTQALLSAIPVPDPEKERGRTHIVLEGDLPSPAAPPSGCSFRTRCQKFKTLSETDRQRCLAEEPDLQPLNGDDHTAACHYAEKRAVV, via the coding sequence ATGACCGCAACCGCGACGAGAACAGAGACCTCCGTGAGCGAACAGTGGCCCGATGACGCCCCCGTCCTCGAAGTCACCGACCTGCACGTCACCTTCCCCGGCGTCAACAAGGCCCCCGACGTCAGGGCGGTCCGCGGCGTCAGCTACAGCCTCAAACGCGGTGAGGTGCTCGGCATCGTCGGAGAGTCCGGCTCCGGCAAGTCCGTCTCCTCTCTCGCCGCCATGGGGCTGCTGCCCGACTACGCCCGGGTCGGCGGCTCGGTCAGGCTGCACGGCAGGGAGATGCTCGACCTGGACGACCGGCAGATGTCGCGGATCCGCGGCAAGGTCATCTCGATGGTCTTCCAGGACCCGCTGTCGGCGCTGACCCCCGTCTACACCGTCGGCGACCAGCTCGCCGAGGCCGTACGGGTGCACGACGAGTCGATCTCCAAGGCCAAGGCCGTGCGGCGGGCCGTGGAACTGCTCGAACTGGTCGGCATCCCCAACGCCGAACAGCGGGTCAGGGCGTTTCCGCACGAGTTCTCCGGCGGGATGCGCCAGCGCGTGATGGTCGCGATGGCGATGGCCAACGACCCCGACGTCATCATCTGCGACGAGCCCACCACCGCGCTCGACGTCACCATCCAGGCCCAGGTGCTGGAGCTGCTCAAGACCGCGCAGCGCGAGACCGGCGCCGCCATCGTCATGATCACCCACGACCTCGGCGTCGTCGCCGGCTTCGTCGACCGGGTCCTGGTCATGTACGCCGGGCGCCCGGTGGAGATCGGCGCCGTCGACGACGTCTACCACCGCACCCGCATGCCCTACACCATGGGCCTGCTCGGCGCGATCCCGCGGCTGGACCTGGAGGAGAAGACGGCGCTGGTGCCGATCAAGGGCAACCCGCCGTCGCTGTCGGCGCTGCCGCCCGGCTGCCCGTTCGCCCCCCGCTGCCCCATCGCGGTCCCCGAGTGCGAGCTGGAGGAGCCGCGGCTGCTGTCCATCGGCGCCCAGCCCTCCCGCGAGGAGATCGCCGCGGCCCACGAGGCCCGGTCCGTCGGCGCGGACGCCCAGGGCGCCGCGCCCGCCTCCGACGATGGCGACACCGATCCCGCGGTGCAGCGCGTGGCCTGCATCCGCTCCGGCGAGATCGAGACCAACGCCTGGACCGCCACCGACATCTACCCGCTGCCCGAGATCCCCGCCGACGCCGCGGCCCGGGCGCCGCGGGCCGAGCGCGAGACGGTCCTGGAGGTCGACGACCTCATCAAGCACCACCCGCTGATGAAGGGATCGGTCTTCAAGCGCCGCGTCGGCACCGTCTACGCCGTGGACGGCATCTCCTTCGACATCCGCGAACGCGAGACGCTGGGCCTGGTGGGGGAGTCCGGCTGCGGCAAGTCCAGCACGCTGATGGAGATTCTCAGCCTCGACAAACCGGCGCGCGGCCGCGTCGTGGTGCTGGGCAAGGAGTCGGGCCGGCTCTCGGCGCGCGAGCGCTTCGGGCTGCGGCGCGACGTCCAGGTCGTCTTCCAGGACCCGATGTCGTCGCTGGACCCGCGCATGCCGGTGTTCGAGATCATCGCCGAGCCGCTGCGCACGCACGGGTTCGCCAGGAAGGCGCTCAACGCCAGGGTCAGGGAGCTGCTGGACCTGGTCGGCCTCGACGTCGGCCACGCCTCCCGCTACCCCCAGGAGTTCTCCGGCGGCCAGCGCCAGCGCATCGGCATCGCCCGGGCCCTCGCGCTGGAGCCCAAGCTCCTCGTCCTGGACGAACCGGTCTCGGCGCTCGACGTCTCCATCCAGGCCGGCATCATCAACCTGCTGGAGGAACTCCAGGCGCGGCTGGGCCTGGCCTACCTGTTCGTCGCGCACGACCTGTCGGTGGTCAGGCACATCGCCGACCGGGTGGCCGTCATGTACCTCGGCAAGATCGTGGAGCTGGGCGACGTCGCCTCCATCTACGCCGAACCCGCGCATCCCTACACCCAGGCGCTGCTGTCGGCCATCCCGGTGCCCGACCCGGAGAAGGAGCGCGGCCGGACCCACATCGTGCTGGAAGGCGACCTGCCCAGCCCGGCCGCTCCGCCTTCGGGGTGCAGCTTCCGGACCCGCTGCCAGAAGTTCAAGACCCTCTCCGAGACCGACCGGCAGCGCTGCCTGGCCGAGGAACCCGACCTGCAGCCCCTGAACGGAGACGACCACACCGCCGCGTGCCACTACGCGGAGAAGCGTGCCGTCGTCTGA
- a CDS encoding MinD/ParA family ATP-binding protein, whose protein sequence is MSSTPVPPPYANNEAQQQAQPGPSEPGAVSGGTRGTGPAPASDGAMAAPPRLPAGFDAPPSARPASAPDAPPPAPQDRPGPAAAGGDDRPAPGRTEDLTPDALLREEKTPPDGGWRRAVFAVTGGLVNPGDSKDELRRKELLDRVRTPVNGGHHRVAVLSLKGGVGKTTTTVGLGSVLAEGRGDRVVAVDANPDRGTLTERLPRELRSDLTVRDLLNDQASLGRYSDVRAYTSQAMSRLEFLASDVDPAVSEAFSDRDYRDVAAVVERFYSVCITDCGTGMLHAAMSAILALADQMVLVSPPSVDGSRSASATLDWLEAHDHGHLAKNAVVVISRTGKRSSIDLDRLESHFADRCRSVVRIPNDDHLEQGSAVDIDRLHPATRRAYLELAAEVAGGFAVPSRNPRLV, encoded by the coding sequence GTGTCTTCAACTCCTGTTCCTCCGCCCTACGCCAACAACGAAGCGCAGCAGCAGGCGCAGCCGGGGCCCTCGGAGCCCGGGGCCGTCTCCGGCGGGACCCGCGGCACCGGCCCGGCGCCCGCCTCCGACGGCGCCATGGCGGCGCCTCCCCGGCTCCCGGCCGGGTTCGACGCCCCGCCGTCGGCGCGGCCGGCATCCGCTCCGGACGCGCCGCCGCCCGCCCCTCAGGACCGTCCCGGCCCCGCGGCCGCGGGCGGCGACGACCGGCCCGCGCCCGGGCGGACCGAGGACCTCACACCGGACGCTCTGCTGCGCGAGGAGAAGACCCCGCCCGACGGAGGGTGGCGGCGCGCGGTGTTCGCCGTCACCGGCGGCCTGGTCAACCCCGGCGACTCAAAGGACGAGCTGCGCCGCAAGGAGCTGCTGGACCGGGTGCGCACACCCGTGAACGGCGGGCACCACCGCGTGGCCGTGCTGAGCCTCAAAGGCGGGGTCGGCAAGACCACCACGACCGTCGGGCTCGGCTCCGTCCTGGCCGAAGGGCGCGGCGACCGGGTCGTCGCCGTCGACGCCAACCCCGACCGCGGCACGCTCACCGAGCGGCTCCCCCGGGAGCTGCGCAGCGACCTGACAGTGCGCGACCTGCTGAACGACCAGGCCTCGCTGGGGCGCTACTCCGACGTGCGCGCCTACACCAGCCAGGCGATGTCGCGCCTGGAGTTCCTGGCCTCCGACGTCGACCCCGCCGTGAGCGAGGCGTTCAGCGACCGCGACTACCGCGACGTCGCCGCCGTCGTGGAGCGCTTCTACTCCGTCTGCATCACCGACTGCGGCACCGGCATGCTGCACGCCGCCATGAGCGCCATCCTGGCCCTGGCCGACCAGATGGTGCTGGTCAGCCCGCCCTCGGTGGACGGATCGCGCAGCGCCTCGGCGACCCTGGACTGGCTGGAGGCGCACGACCACGGCCATCTCGCCAAGAACGCGGTCGTGGTGATCTCGCGCACCGGCAAGCGCAGCAGCATCGACCTCGACCGGTTGGAGAGCCACTTCGCCGACCGCTGCCGCAGCGTCGTGCGCATCCCCAACGACGACCACCTGGAGCAGGGCTCGGCCGTCGACATCGACCGGCTGCACCCGGCCACCCGCCGCGCCTACCTGGAGCTCGCCGCCGAGGTCGCCGGCGGCTTCGCCGTCCCCTCGCGCAATCCGCGGCTGGTCTGA
- a CDS encoding DUF3592 domain-containing protein, which translates to MNATLLVLLLALGLMAFGLLSLWLAVRELSTLLRLRARGVRAEGTVIGKRHVARGGATPRFRFTTSSGEEVVTAHDMALAVAIFRKDAPVRVVYDPENPERARILNPLYRLSNVGGCALFLLIGLVFVTVSAYLFFLLLTAGPVWE; encoded by the coding sequence ATGAACGCGACTCTGCTCGTACTGCTGCTCGCACTCGGGCTGATGGCGTTTGGGCTGCTCTCGCTGTGGTTGGCGGTCCGCGAGCTCTCCACTCTGCTGCGGCTCCGCGCCCGCGGGGTCCGTGCGGAGGGGACCGTGATCGGAAAGCGGCACGTGGCCCGGGGCGGTGCGACGCCTCGGTTCCGCTTCACCACGTCCTCCGGCGAGGAGGTCGTCACGGCGCACGACATGGCACTGGCCGTGGCGATCTTCCGCAAGGACGCACCGGTACGCGTCGTCTACGACCCGGAGAATCCGGAACGAGCCCGGATCCTCAATCCTCTCTACCGGCTCTCCAACGTCGGCGGATGCGCGCTCTTCCTCCTCATCGGCCTGGTGTTCGTCACCGTCTCGGCATACCTCTTCTTCTTGCTGCTGACGGCGGGGCCGGTGTGGGAATGA
- a CDS encoding SDR family oxidoreductase, which produces MTSPILLTGGTGTLGRLVAPLLRDAGCEVRVLSRRGHEPGDGIEYVTGDLLKGEGIGPAVDGAEIIVHLAGGPKGDDEATRNLVRAASRAGVRHLVYISVIGADRVPLGYFRNKLGAERAVADSGLPWTTLRAAQFHDLVLTVMQAMAKLPVVPVPGGLRFQPVDSGEVAARLVELALGRPAGLVPDLAGPKVYGMADLIRGYLRARGKHRLTMPIRMPGKAGRAYRAGENLSLDGAAAGKRTWEDFLAERVSQYSTGNSLSLLVGAAR; this is translated from the coding sequence ATGACATCACCCATCCTGCTCACCGGCGGCACGGGCACGCTCGGGCGCCTCGTCGCGCCGCTCCTGCGGGATGCCGGCTGCGAAGTGCGGGTGCTCAGCCGGCGCGGCCACGAGCCCGGGGACGGCATCGAGTACGTGACCGGTGACCTGCTCAAGGGCGAGGGGATCGGGCCCGCGGTGGACGGAGCCGAGATCATCGTGCACCTCGCGGGCGGCCCCAAGGGCGACGACGAGGCGACCCGGAACCTGGTGCGGGCGGCGTCGCGAGCCGGTGTGCGGCACCTGGTCTACATCTCGGTCATCGGGGCGGACCGGGTCCCGCTGGGCTACTTCAGGAACAAGCTGGGTGCGGAGCGGGCCGTGGCCGACTCCGGCCTGCCGTGGACGACGCTGCGGGCCGCCCAGTTCCATGACCTGGTCCTGACCGTGATGCAGGCGATGGCGAAGCTGCCGGTGGTCCCGGTCCCGGGCGGACTCCGGTTCCAGCCGGTCGATTCCGGCGAGGTGGCGGCCCGGCTGGTGGAACTGGCGCTCGGCAGGCCGGCCGGCCTGGTGCCAGATCTGGCCGGGCCGAAGGTGTACGGAATGGCCGATCTGATCCGCGGATACCTGCGGGCGCGCGGCAAGCACCGGTTGACGATGCCGATCCGGATGCCGGGAAAGGCCGGCCGCGCCTACCGGGCCGGCGAGAATCTGTCCCTCGACGGGGCCGCCGCGGGTAAGCGGACCTGGGAGGACTTCCTGGCGGAGCGGGTGAGCCAGTACTCCACTGGCAATTCGCTATCCTTGCTGGTCGGGGCTGCTCGCTGA
- a CDS encoding ABC transporter permease — translation MSMSAERAVIETESGHEGGDDEVRIPGRWSSVLRTTLRQRRVIAGIAVLVLLMLAAWVGPLFAQWGFEERDYANFLQPPSPEHWFGTDNTGRDIYILTMVGLQKSIIIGLLVAVITTVVAAVVGAFAGYFLGPTDKAMMWVTDLALVLPSFLILAILYPAIRGSGWLIFVLLLAAFMWMITAKMIRGMTISLKEREYVLAARYMGVPAWKIIFRHIIPNMSSLLIVDATINVSTAIIAETSLSYFGFGVQPPDVSLGSLIALGARQAVTHPWTFVFCTGLLIILVLAVNLIGEGLRDALDPQSKSRRA, via the coding sequence ATGAGCATGTCCGCCGAACGCGCGGTCATCGAGACCGAGAGCGGCCACGAGGGCGGCGACGACGAGGTCCGGATCCCCGGCCGCTGGTCCTCGGTCCTGCGGACGACGCTGCGCCAACGCCGCGTCATCGCCGGCATCGCCGTGCTGGTGCTGCTGATGCTCGCCGCCTGGGTCGGGCCGCTGTTCGCGCAGTGGGGCTTCGAGGAGCGCGACTACGCCAACTTCCTGCAGCCGCCCTCGCCGGAGCACTGGTTCGGCACCGACAACACCGGCCGCGACATCTACATCCTCACCATGGTGGGCCTGCAGAAGTCGATCATCATCGGCCTGCTCGTCGCGGTCATCACCACCGTGGTGGCCGCGGTCGTGGGCGCGTTCGCCGGCTACTTCCTCGGCCCCACCGACAAGGCGATGATGTGGGTCACCGACCTCGCCCTGGTGCTGCCGAGCTTTCTGATCCTGGCGATCCTCTACCCGGCGATCCGGGGCAGCGGCTGGCTGATCTTCGTGCTGCTGCTCGCCGCGTTCATGTGGATGATCACCGCCAAGATGATCCGCGGCATGACGATCTCGCTCAAGGAGCGCGAGTACGTGCTGGCCGCCCGCTACATGGGCGTGCCGGCCTGGAAGATCATCTTCCGGCACATCATCCCGAACATGTCCTCGCTGCTGATCGTCGACGCCACCATCAACGTCAGCACCGCGATCATCGCCGAGACGAGCCTGTCCTACTTCGGTTTCGGCGTCCAGCCGCCCGACGTCTCCCTGGGGTCGCTGATCGCGCTGGGCGCCCGCCAGGCCGTCACCCACCCCTGGACGTTCGTCTTCTGCACCGGTCTGCTCATCATCCTCGTGCTGGCCGTCAACCTGATCGGCGAAGGGCTGCGCGACGCCCTCGACCCGCAGTCGAAGTCGCGCCGGGCGTGA